DNA sequence from the Trichormus variabilis 0441 genome:
ATTAGGGTGAATATTATTTCTGAAGGTGACAATCATTTAGCTCCCTTAGATTACAGCAGTTTACTCAACAAAATCTTGGAAGTGCTGCCCAGTCAAAACCCATTCCAGTTCTCCCCAGATGACAGTCGATTGCGGATTAATATTGACAAAATCGCCGATCTGGTTGCTAATTCACAAGTGGAAAGCCCTTTGGCATCTGCTAGCGGGATTCGTTGTGCAACTATCAACCTTAGCGATCGCACAAGTAAAAATTTCCCAGAGCAAATCAGGCTAATCCGCGATCGTTTGCAAAACCTCTTGATTGCCGCATTACCACCAAACAAAACAGTAGAATCAGCGATTTCGCAATTACTGACAGATTTACAGTCTTTTCAAGGTACAAAGCCATCTCTGGGATTTACTTATCCTTTCGGAGAGTATACAGGTTTGCAAAAACAGCGGCTCAGTCTTCAGCGCCACCGTTCAGGCAGTGATTCTCTCTTGAAACTTCATAAACTAATCATCACAGTTAAAGATGTCAAGGGATTTGATTCTCAACTTTCTTCCAGTCTTGATAATTATATCCAACAAGAATTTAGCGAAGAAACTGAGAGTGATTTAGAGGAATTAAGCGACACACTAGAAGAACTGATTAAAAATCAAAAATCTGACTTTTACAAACTCAAACGAGTTATGTATACCGAAGCTATTGGTATGCTCAAACGAGAGGCGAAAATCAGGTATTTAGAGTTTATTTTGGAGAATGTTAACGATAGTGTAGATGGCAAAATATATCTTCAAGATTTAATTCGACGGCTACGATTACTAGAAGAATATATCAATGATATCAACCGAGGGTATGGTCATTACCAAGTAAACTATGCCGGAAAGTCAGTCAACTACAGAGACTTATTTTCTCGTGCCGAAGCTTTAGATATTCTCCCCATTATTCCCTTAATAGAAGGGTATTTAGGAGAAACAAAAGATGATACTAAAGGAGAGCAGCAGTTTATTTTTGGTTTCAAACTAAAATTTGGCGGTACAGTTCAAGCTTACGGAGACAAGCCACTTTCTGTACTAGATTATTACCTCAACCTAATCGACCCAGAAAGTCAGGAACATAAGGCGGGATTAGGGGACTCTTTTAAAAGTGATTATTTCAAAGAAAAAGTATTAAAAATAATATTTTTATACTATTTTATATTTGCTTCTAGGAGTAATCCTTTAGCAGATAACTACCAAGAAAATTCAGAGCTAAATTATGAACCTGTTTCGGTCTTTGAGCAACAGGTATTACCTGTACTTAAAGGTTCTGACGAAGAAGCTAAAAAGAAAATATTTGCCAAAATTAAGGAAGGAATTGAAAAATTTAACGTCAAAATAAAAATTGAAAAACTCAGGCAGTTACTTAAGGATTTGCTCAAAGATAAGCCTATTCTAAAAAGACGAGAGTATCCGCTTTATCTCGGCGTTAAAAGAGGCATTTTAGAGCGCGATTTAGACCGCATTTTAACTGATGCTACATTTTTCAAGCCTGTCTTTGGTGAGAAGTCACGAGAAGCCCTAAAGTATATTGCCATCAGGGAGCCTCATGTTGATAGCAGCTACCTTTGCAATCTTTCTGTCAGTATTGCAGTAGAAGATATTCGCTATTTCCCCACTGATGACCGCCAAATATTTAGCATGGCGTATGATATCACAAATATTAAAGCACTACCAATTCTTTTGGTTCCTTTTACTGAAGAAAACTGTCAGAACATCTACAATAATTCTTTCAAAGATCAAAAACCAATTTTATTCATCTACAATCATAAAAAGTTACGAGAGCAAATTTTCAACAATCCTGACTCCCCCAAAGCGTTTATTTACCGATTTACTTTTTCTCTGCTTATTTATATCTGCCTGAAAGTACTGCTTGAGTCTGTCAAAGATAAACTGTTTATTCCCATTGTGCGGTTACAACTGAATATTAAGCAGAACTCCACACCAGAAGAAGAATTTATGCGCTCGCTCTCTAAAATTTTATCCCACTTATTGAGCGAAGAACATCAATCCAGTACTCAAGGATTCTGTGTCAAAAACCTGAATCCTTACAAAATTGAAAATGGTCTAAGTTCTCTTTACTCTGTACTGCCCAAAAAATTTAAATTCAACGCTTCTTCTTACAACACCCAGCTAGACAAACTAGCAATTATTATAGTCTCTAGCCGTGAGAGTGATGCCAGTTGGCGAGGTGGAGAACGAATATCAAACTTGTTAGGAGAAGTTGTAGGAGTAGAGCGTCTACAGGATGGCACAGTTCGCTTAGAAAGGCTCAACACCTTCGCAGCAAACTATGAACATCAGCAGATGTTTCAAAGACCTACTATTGTCATTGATGAAGTGGACAAATTGTACCGCCAGGGCTATCGGCACTTTATGTATATTGCCAAGTCTCCATATTCTAGCACTCTCAATATGACTCAGAGTGATGAAGATGAATCACTATTTTTCATGTCTACACCTGTACTCAAGGCTTTAAAGGGAGATAGAGACGACATCAAAATATATCCAGTATTTTTTGATAAATATTATGTGGTAAATCTAGGGCAGACTGTTAGTTCTCTGTACATACAAGACACGCTTGAACTAACAAGCTTAGTTGAAGATCCCAGCAAGAAAGCTGTTGTCTTTTTCAATCTCTTCAATGGAATTAAAGTCGGTCAAGATGACGAGCGTTACTACAACGGGGTAATTTCCTACGCCACCTTGCTAAATGTCTATGATGACATTCTAGATGATGAAGATATCCGTAGGGGACTAATTTATGACCGCGAAAACAATCCTATCAAAAATGATATCTTGCAATATCTAACCTTATTCCACTTTTCGCGTTACGAAGCTGTTCCCAGAAAGAATCGGAACATTAGCTTTAAACTTGACCCTTACGAAAACATAATTGGGGATGATGCGGTTGGTAAATTGTCAGTTTTCAAGCACACCACTAGGAGTGTAAGCTTTAACTCTTTAGCCTTTTTAACTGAAGTTAGACGTGCTTTGAATGTAGAAGGAGAGGAGCGGAAATGATTGCGGAAGATTTAGGAAGATTATTTGAAATCGGCTTCAATGTTGGCATCCTTGCTTATATTCAGCAAAACCAATTGAATCACCGATTCAGAGATTTATATCAATGTGACTTACAAGCATTGCGGTTTCCACAACTGCATCGACGTATAGTTGACCGCGCTAACGTAATTAATGATAGTGATAGTAAAATCATTGCTAAGTGGAGTGTGTTCTTTCTCCAAAAGGGGTTTTTATCCGGCTTAAATTTCTTTAGGGAGTACCTGGAATCAACAGGTTGGAAACAGCGAAAGCTGGAAATTTTATACTACCAGTGTAACTTTTGTGATGACAACAGCCTTGGTATTCTTGTTAAGGGTGAGGAACAAGTCTTTAGAGATATCTTGTCACAATTAGGAAATATCAAGGTTGATATCGGTCGCTATAAGCAGCAAGGAGAGTTTCTTAGGGCTGATACTTTAATGCTGCTGCACAACGGCAAACAGTTTCGTATCCTCTCAGTGGATTTATCAGTGTTCTCGATTAAGTCAGCTGAAGATATTAAAGATTTAGATAATGTAGAAGTTATACGGCAATTACTGCTCAGTGAAATTAGTTATTTACGCTCAAAAAGTGTTTTCTCTGGACTTAGTATCGACACGGGAACAGACACCACAAAACTTGGATTAACCTTTTCTGAAGGGATTGCTCGTTATTTCACAGCTTTCAAGCGCAAGGACAAAGAGAGTGTCAAATTAATCCAAGCCGCCAGTTATGCTCATAGCTTCTATAAGTTTTTACGACAGCACTCTCTTCTCCAAGAAGCTGACTCCGTGATGTTTAACGTTATGGGTTACACTGACCGGGGCGTTAGTGCCATGTCAGTAAATCGAGAAAATTTAGATATCTTAAATACCTGCCACCGCATTTATAAGCAGCAACAAAGCGGTCAAGCGATCGCCGAAGCTCGTCAACAAGTTCTCAGAATCATCAAAAGGAAAGCAGCTGAGAGTTTTGTTGATGGCAAGACATTTATAAACTCTCTTTTAGCAGTGCCACCTGACACAACTACTTTGGTTGCTCACCAGGAGCGAGTAACAGGGTTTTTCAACTCAAGCGGGGAAGTGCCGCCTCAATTAATGGCTCAACTCGGACTGAGTGGTAGTCTAGACCTACGTTCGGCTCACACCGCCCTAATTCAAACTGCCCTGACTAATGACAATCCTTATGTTTTCTTAACTGGCAATCCTGGCATTGGTAAAACCACAACCATTGTAGAATTTCTCAAACAGCATCTCGACGATGGCTTTTTGTTCTTCTATGTCAGTCCCAGAAAAAACGTTAACAAGGACGTAATTGAGAAGTTCAAGAGTCAACCGGGAGAATCATTGGGCGGGAGCATTGCAGCACCATTGGAGAATCACGGACTGTTTTGCATCAATACCAATGCAGACATTATTCAAGCTAATGGTGGACACTGTACTGTGCAGTATTTCTCTAATTTACGAGAAGGGGACTTTACAGAGCAAGCTGTTCATTTTATCGATGGTCAAGCTCTTATTGAGCGGCGTCCCTCAGCTTCTCAAAGACTCCAGCGCAAAATGGAAGATTTAATTCAGGATGCTGGTGAGCAGACTAAAGGAGTTTTAGATAGTATCTGTGAAGCTATTTACACAATTATAGACCGTCAACTTTCCAATAATATAGTGGCAACAATTTCGCTACAATCTTTGAAAAAAACGGGAAACGGCCAAGACACTCTCCGCCATTTTGAGAAGATATTTAGGAACGCCTATAACCAAAGTGAAGGTTCAGTCATTCCTGACCAAATGAAGAAAATCTCTCAACGCATTAAACATATATTTATCATGGTTGATGAGATTACAGGAGACCATAGCGGTGTAGAATTCTTAAACCGCATCAGTTCTATCCTTCGCCAATATGAGCTGACTAAT
Encoded proteins:
- a CDS encoding ATP-binding protein, producing MIAEDLGRLFEIGFNVGILAYIQQNQLNHRFRDLYQCDLQALRFPQLHRRIVDRANVINDSDSKIIAKWSVFFLQKGFLSGLNFFREYLESTGWKQRKLEILYYQCNFCDDNSLGILVKGEEQVFRDILSQLGNIKVDIGRYKQQGEFLRADTLMLLHNGKQFRILSVDLSVFSIKSAEDIKDLDNVEVIRQLLLSEISYLRSKSVFSGLSIDTGTDTTKLGLTFSEGIARYFTAFKRKDKESVKLIQAASYAHSFYKFLRQHSLLQEADSVMFNVMGYTDRGVSAMSVNRENLDILNTCHRIYKQQQSGQAIAEARQQVLRIIKRKAAESFVDGKTFINSLLAVPPDTTTLVAHQERVTGFFNSSGEVPPQLMAQLGLSGSLDLRSAHTALIQTALTNDNPYVFLTGNPGIGKTTTIVEFLKQHLDDGFLFFYVSPRKNVNKDVIEKFKSQPGESLGGSIAAPLENHGLFCINTNADIIQANGGHCTVQYFSNLREGDFTEQAVHFIDGQALIERRPSASQRLQRKMEDLIQDAGEQTKGVLDSICEAIYTIIDRQLSNNIVATISLQSLKKTGNGQDTLRHFEKIFRNAYNQSEGSVIPDQMKKISQRIKHIFIMVDEITGDHSGVEFLNRISSILRQYELTNSQYGFNTKIIVADASIVDPDVIQQHLSTTVSEPDKIFYRRASENESPLSVQNFKFKGLGATVINSNSYPARSLNITYKVFIESFKYSNSAFLEKNNSLVNRVQAEIAEDINSFLDNPEAGQVIVYIQDKQRLKELTEYLKKHRRNFQLFTDYLEIHANISEQEKEEIQKCNTDVKVVFMTASASRGLSFPKAKHILVDIPRFAIEQNLMEIIQVIYRGRGNYLEDGMTKTLDNEEKDLILYLSERAVYYADDPELSLQESVLSLVNILLIFKTSVMTRISGSGQIGKDHFMMIPIGGKSVFAAGETFTSKISGLIKELKKEHIRRRSDKLLKEVYTSLEQLLGRVKIILSDLDNSPPTPTLSYLSMRESFADQFVKLVSSGLDQLLSFGPVEASHISGSMLVVSLANKALQENYEMRLERELKPYANNELLKKLYSINSNQAYPENLRSASFGAIELVNLLGKQMRRTQWFEQNSQRFDQYYAIPLFIFTSNEAIKDYFSRGVEEPDGESFRDILAEYIRCMFPVDNILPISSQYGEFPFVVFRSYSLSEIRHKLFTDKQLLTSNELNILNLILAQED